Proteins found in one Thermaerobacter subterraneus DSM 13965 genomic segment:
- a CDS encoding ubiquinol-cytochrome c reductase iron-sulfur subunit: MADERERSPEAGKDQPATGAEAGSPDRAEPAGGASGTPQDTPVAAGGAPAGQGGQGGQEAAGTPARPKVDPEKLAAARAAAAKAAAAKAGAGAGKGGAAAGPGSAAGAAARPAARAGGHGAAARRDEPVTRRDFLHWALWGSALLWLGQFAGNFAYYFWPRKVGFFGQKINIGPVSNFPVGSVTKVDAGKFYLVHTEQGLIALYWRCTHLGCTVPWKPEERPDAGGCFCCPCHGSQFNKVGEKIGGPAPRPMDYFPIEIDAAGNVWVDTGRVQQRQAFDPSQLTPVS, encoded by the coding sequence ATGGCCGACGAACGCGAGCGCAGCCCGGAAGCCGGCAAGGATCAGCCGGCGACAGGCGCTGAAGCGGGAAGCCCGGACCGGGCCGAGCCCGCAGGCGGAGCGTCCGGCACCCCCCAGGATACTCCCGTCGCCGCGGGCGGAGCGCCTGCGGGCCAGGGAGGCCAGGGGGGCCAGGAGGCCGCCGGCACGCCGGCGCGGCCCAAGGTGGATCCGGAAAAGCTGGCCGCAGCCAGGGCAGCCGCAGCCAAGGCGGCAGCCGCCAAGGCGGGGGCCGGAGCCGGCAAGGGCGGTGCCGCCGCAGGGCCGGGGTCCGCAGCCGGTGCGGCGGCCAGGCCCGCGGCCCGGGCCGGCGGGCATGGTGCCGCCGCCCGCCGGGACGAGCCCGTTACGCGCCGCGATTTCCTGCACTGGGCCCTCTGGGGATCGGCCTTGCTCTGGCTCGGCCAGTTCGCCGGGAACTTCGCCTATTACTTCTGGCCGCGGAAGGTGGGCTTCTTCGGGCAGAAGATCAACATCGGGCCGGTGTCCAACTTCCCGGTGGGGTCGGTCACCAAGGTGGACGCGGGCAAGTTCTACCTGGTCCACACCGAGCAGGGGCTCATCGCCCTGTACTGGCGCTGCACCCACCTGGGCTGCACGGTACCGTGGAAGCCGGAAGAACGGCCCGACGCGGGCGGCTGCTTCTGCTGCCCCTGCCACGGTTCGCAGTTCAACAAGGTCGGCGAGAAGATCGGCGGCCCTGCCCCGCGGCCGATGGACTACTTCCCCATCGAGATCGATGCCGCGGGCAACGTGTGGGTCGACACCGGCCGTGTGCAGCAGCGCCAGGCCTTTGACCCCAGCCAGCTGACACCGGTCTCTTAA
- a CDS encoding c-type cytochrome: MSKRKVVALSLLWVLILIIQGYWLFESQRMTKASAAAREEQAAHGAQLYAQNCMLCHGPVGEGIIGPPLNREEFRAEGKTPIQAATIQDFLTKVIARGRPGFDHNTWEIEDGKIHSYTRMPTWSTADNGPLNEQQIRDLVTFLMYGNWQEPSKHAAAPEVARLTVTEYVQNQDTGQQEQRTRPVTAQDLDVKAAGLTDEENQRAKELFVTMNCVQCHTLGSYGGVVGPNLTRAGEWLPSQEFTERWISDPQSFEPWERMPSVWHGQGTPVDLTEVYRKEAEKFRSIMPAYKDAMSQEEIRLLARFLMGLGDVAQRAAQEPNPAEGSGSAGEQGQGQGGGSGSQGGAGGGS, from the coding sequence TTGAGCAAGCGCAAGGTCGTCGCCCTGTCACTGCTCTGGGTGCTGATCCTGATCATCCAGGGGTACTGGCTCTTCGAAAGCCAGCGCATGACCAAGGCGTCGGCGGCGGCGCGGGAAGAACAGGCCGCCCACGGCGCCCAGCTCTACGCCCAGAACTGCATGTTGTGCCACGGGCCGGTGGGCGAGGGCATCATCGGTCCCCCCCTGAACCGGGAGGAGTTCCGGGCCGAGGGCAAGACACCCATCCAGGCCGCGACCATCCAGGACTTCCTGACCAAGGTGATCGCCCGGGGCCGGCCGGGGTTCGACCACAACACGTGGGAGATCGAGGACGGCAAGATCCACTCGTACACCCGGATGCCCACCTGGTCGACCGCGGATAACGGGCCGCTCAACGAGCAGCAGATCCGCGACCTGGTGACCTTCCTGATGTACGGGAACTGGCAGGAGCCCAGCAAGCATGCCGCGGCTCCCGAGGTAGCGCGCCTCACCGTGACGGAGTACGTCCAGAACCAGGATACCGGCCAGCAGGAACAGCGCACCCGGCCGGTGACGGCGCAGGATCTGGACGTCAAGGCGGCGGGCCTGACGGACGAAGAGAACCAGCGGGCCAAGGAGCTCTTCGTCACGATGAACTGCGTCCAGTGCCACACCCTGGGCAGCTACGGCGGGGTGGTCGGGCCCAACCTGACCCGCGCCGGGGAGTGGCTCCCCAGCCAGGAGTTCACCGAGCGCTGGATCAGCGACCCGCAGTCCTTCGAGCCCTGGGAGCGGATGCCCTCCGTGTGGCACGGTCAGGGCACCCCGGTGGACCTGACCGAGGTGTATCGCAAGGAAGCGGAGAAGTTCCGCAGCATCATGCCGGCGTACAAGGACGCCATGTCGCAGGAAGAGATTCGCCTGCTGGCCCGCTTCCTGATGGGTCTCGGCGACGTGGCCCAGCGCGCCGCCCAGGAGCCCAACCCGGCTGAAGGCAGCGGCAGTGCCGGCGAACAGGGACAGGGCCAGGGTGGGGGGTCCGGTTCCCAGGGTGGCGCCGGCGGTGGCTCCTGA
- a CDS encoding cation:proton antiporter: protein MPSFLQVAVLMALVITAAKGAGALSKRLGQPAVFGELLAGILLGPTLLDILHWPLFSDPQYLEHLVGDLAELGVIFLMFLAGLETDLQEMRKVGAAAFSGAAGGVALPFLSGTALGLAFGFPVYESIFIGTILTATSVSITAQTLLELGRLRSREGTTVLGAAVIDDVMGIVILSVVVALHQAGMAAAPLADQAAAAAGPEGPAAGAGGAGLATVALILLRMAAFFAAALAAGRWVLPWLLRQAGRWPGTEPQFAMALVSGLLLAVAAEELGGVAAITGSYMAGVMLALVPELKQAVEERLAILAYGFFVPIFFVNIGLEADLVQSVAASGPGFLVLILVAAVLGKIVGSGLGVRPFGFGWMEALRVGIGMVSRGEVALIVAGIGLQEGVISQAVFSVMVVMTLFTTLLTPILLRWSFGRAPGSPSGAAAYSPIPGSRSGEAG from the coding sequence ATGCCCTCGTTCTTGCAGGTGGCGGTTCTGATGGCGCTGGTCATCACCGCGGCGAAGGGTGCCGGCGCGCTTTCCAAGCGGCTCGGCCAGCCTGCCGTGTTTGGGGAGTTGCTGGCCGGGATCCTGCTGGGTCCCACCCTGCTGGACATTCTCCACTGGCCGCTGTTCTCCGATCCCCAGTATCTCGAGCATCTGGTGGGCGACCTGGCCGAGCTGGGTGTGATTTTTCTGATGTTCCTGGCCGGCCTGGAGACCGACCTGCAGGAGATGCGCAAGGTGGGCGCGGCCGCCTTCTCCGGCGCCGCCGGCGGGGTGGCCCTGCCTTTCCTAAGCGGCACGGCCCTGGGCCTCGCCTTCGGCTTTCCCGTCTACGAGAGCATCTTCATCGGCACCATCCTCACCGCCACCTCCGTCAGCATCACCGCCCAGACCTTGCTGGAACTGGGCCGCCTGCGGTCCCGCGAAGGCACCACGGTCCTTGGTGCCGCCGTCATCGACGACGTGATGGGCATCGTGATCCTCTCGGTGGTGGTGGCGCTGCATCAGGCCGGGATGGCCGCGGCACCCCTGGCGGACCAGGCCGCCGCGGCCGCCGGTCCCGAAGGGCCCGCAGCCGGTGCCGGTGGGGCCGGGCTGGCGACCGTGGCCCTCATCCTCCTCCGCATGGCCGCCTTCTTCGCGGCGGCCCTCGCCGCTGGGCGGTGGGTCCTGCCCTGGTTGCTCCGCCAGGCTGGCCGGTGGCCTGGCACGGAACCCCAGTTTGCCATGGCGCTGGTCTCCGGCCTGCTGCTGGCCGTCGCCGCGGAGGAACTGGGCGGCGTGGCGGCCATCACCGGGTCGTACATGGCGGGCGTGATGCTCGCCCTGGTCCCCGAGTTGAAGCAGGCGGTGGAAGAACGGCTGGCCATCCTGGCCTACGGCTTTTTCGTCCCCATCTTCTTCGTCAACATCGGCCTCGAAGCCGACCTGGTCCAGTCGGTGGCCGCCAGCGGCCCGGGCTTCCTCGTCCTCATCCTGGTGGCGGCGGTCCTGGGGAAGATCGTGGGTTCCGGGCTGGGGGTGCGCCCCTTCGGCTTCGGCTGGATGGAGGCGCTGCGGGTGGGCATCGGCATGGTCAGCCGCGGCGAGGTCGCCCTGATCGTGGCCGGCATCGGGCTTCAGGAGGGCGTCATCTCCCAGGCGGTGTTCTCCGTCATGGTAGTGATGACCCTCTTCACCACCCTGCTGACACCCATCCTGCTGCGCTGGTCCTTCGGCAGGGCTCCCGGATCGCCGTCGGGTGCCGCCGCCTACTCGCCCATCCCGGGCTCCCGCTCGGGAGAAGCCGGCTGA
- a CDS encoding universal stress protein: protein MVAVDGSPPSARAVDMAGRLIQGREGAQVILVHCVAGMSGDLFVGLDAVYRFMEESERLGRSILEAAARRLPEPRPPVLQLLRRGDPGHEIVAVAREQRPDLLVVGRRGLGRLQAALLGSVSAYVIEHWDGPVLVVQ from the coding sequence ATGGTCGCCGTCGACGGTTCGCCGCCCTCGGCCCGGGCCGTGGACATGGCCGGGCGCCTCATCCAGGGAAGGGAAGGCGCCCAGGTGATCCTGGTCCACTGCGTCGCCGGCATGAGCGGTGACCTGTTCGTCGGTCTGGACGCCGTGTACCGGTTCATGGAGGAATCGGAGCGCCTCGGCCGGTCCATCCTGGAGGCCGCCGCCCGGCGCCTGCCCGAGCCCCGGCCCCCGGTCCTCCAGCTGCTGCGCCGCGGTGACCCGGGCCACGAGATCGTGGCGGTGGCCCGGGAACAAAGGCCGGACCTCCTGGTGGTCGGTCGCCGGGGCTTGGGCCGGTTGCAGGCGGCGCTGCTGGGCAGCGTGAGCGCCTATGTGATCGAGCACTGGGACGGGCCGGTGCTTGTCGTCCAGTAG